The following proteins come from a genomic window of Geomonas sp. RF6:
- a CDS encoding right-handed parallel beta-helix repeat-containing protein — translation MLRHKIITKVVVLLTAITGYASFAGATYTVPATRAVTWAGNVGVKGDIPSISTVYTTLTPSGTDDTARIQTAINNCPAGQVVALAAGTFNVKSTLTVRKGIVLRGAGMGKTIVKGMSGFSGSQIILAEPSSWSYNLSSPGSVALSGGYKKGSTSITTASSHGLAVGDIILIDQVNNAADNPPVSNKGDGGSCTWCGRASGGRSLGQYVKVTAVPTSNSVTLEIPLYWDYDSTLSPQLVKVSNQVAGFGLESLTLDNSVSAAREAAMQWDNVNNSWILNVEMISAYKELFRIWNGYRNTIRGCKFHKGNPVTATSGTPFGGDRGYGIWLSGASAVAFENNEFFNLALAITMNGETSGNVFAYNYLHDLYHYSTGSAGQGVSFHGSHPIMNLIEGNYSKVSMVADNYWGSSSNNTFFRNRVINETGYNCKEYAINIYSHQQYYNVIGNVLGTSGIETTYDAAESSCAKAIYGFEDAAGKSTLLRHANWDSVTGGTVYNGSDDRVLPASLYLSTKPAWWGNTAWPAIGPDLSPMAPTAPSSGMPWGGVTKAPMAPSALKVQ, via the coding sequence ATGCTTAGACATAAAATCATTACCAAGGTAGTTGTTCTCTTAACCGCTATAACCGGATACGCCTCCTTCGCAGGCGCCACCTACACCGTCCCGGCCACGAGGGCTGTTACCTGGGCGGGGAACGTCGGGGTCAAAGGCGATATCCCCTCCATAAGCACCGTGTACACCACCCTCACCCCCTCCGGCACCGACGATACCGCCCGGATCCAGACCGCCATCAACAACTGTCCTGCCGGCCAGGTCGTGGCGCTGGCAGCCGGTACCTTCAACGTGAAAAGCACCCTGACCGTCCGCAAAGGTATCGTGCTCCGCGGCGCAGGGATGGGCAAGACGATCGTGAAGGGGATGAGCGGGTTCTCCGGCAGCCAGATCATCCTGGCCGAGCCCTCCTCCTGGTCCTATAACCTCTCCAGCCCGGGGTCCGTCGCCCTCTCCGGCGGCTACAAGAAGGGGTCGACCAGCATCACCACCGCTTCCTCCCACGGCCTTGCGGTGGGGGACATCATCCTCATCGACCAGGTGAACAACGCGGCGGACAACCCGCCGGTCAGCAATAAGGGTGACGGCGGCAGCTGCACCTGGTGCGGCAGGGCGAGCGGCGGCAGGTCTCTTGGGCAGTACGTGAAGGTAACGGCGGTCCCGACCTCCAACAGCGTCACGCTGGAAATCCCCCTCTACTGGGACTATGACTCCACCCTTTCGCCGCAGCTCGTGAAGGTCAGCAACCAGGTAGCCGGCTTCGGTCTCGAGTCCCTCACCCTGGACAACAGCGTCTCCGCGGCCCGCGAGGCGGCGATGCAGTGGGACAACGTGAACAACAGCTGGATTCTCAACGTGGAGATGATCAGCGCCTACAAGGAGCTCTTCAGGATCTGGAACGGCTACCGCAACACCATCCGCGGCTGCAAGTTCCACAAGGGGAACCCCGTCACCGCCACCTCCGGCACCCCTTTCGGTGGTGACCGCGGCTACGGGATCTGGCTGAGCGGCGCCTCTGCGGTCGCCTTCGAGAACAACGAGTTCTTCAACCTGGCGCTCGCCATCACCATGAACGGGGAGACCTCCGGTAACGTCTTCGCATACAACTACCTGCACGACCTCTATCACTACAGCACCGGTTCCGCCGGGCAGGGGGTCTCGTTCCACGGCTCGCACCCGATCATGAACCTGATCGAGGGGAACTATTCCAAAGTATCGATGGTCGCTGACAACTACTGGGGTTCCTCCAGCAACAACACCTTCTTTAGGAACCGCGTCATCAACGAGACCGGGTACAACTGCAAGGAGTACGCGATCAACATCTACTCGCATCAGCAGTACTACAACGTGATCGGCAACGTCCTCGGCACCTCCGGGATCGAGACGACCTACGATGCGGCGGAGTCGAGCTGCGCGAAGGCGATCTACGGGTTTGAGGATGCGGCAGGGAAATCGACCCTCCTGCGCCACGCCAACTGGGACAGCGTAACCGGCGGCACCGTGTACAACGGCTCGGACGACAGGGTCCTCCCGGCGAGCCTTTACCTGAGCACGAAGCCGGCCTGGTGGGGGAACACCGCATGGCCCGCGATCGGTCCGGACCTCTCCCCGATGGCCCCGACCGCTCCGAGCTCCGGCATGCCGTGGGGTGGCGTGACGAAAGCCCCGATGGCCCCGAGCGCCCTGAAGGTGCAGTAA
- a CDS encoding cytochrome c3 family protein yields the protein MTMKGNWPPLRRNLFPAVLILFSLVAPASAEQQGNETVCIQCHGALPGKLGEPVALWKQSIHAENGISCDGCHGGQPRDAANAMNRAMGFLGKPSEGEIPAFCGRCHVGVMKDFLASAHGRALGRGGPTCVTCHSNHKVVKATIALINEKDCSRCHSFERASIIRDAMQRTEGRVVAIDARISEFKGEGVDTEALEKGLFAVRNRFHSLFHEVNVEKVRSDSAQINTELDKFQREIAVIDQTKKKRKLAGGIAVGAALAIAGLFHLFRKTFE from the coding sequence ATGACCATGAAAGGCAACTGGCCGCCGCTTCGGCGCAACCTCTTTCCTGCCGTTCTTATCCTTTTCTCCCTTGTTGCGCCCGCCTCCGCGGAACAGCAAGGGAACGAGACCGTGTGCATCCAGTGTCACGGAGCGCTGCCGGGGAAACTCGGGGAACCGGTCGCGCTGTGGAAACAGAGCATCCACGCGGAGAACGGCATAAGCTGCGACGGCTGCCACGGCGGACAACCGCGCGACGCCGCGAACGCCATGAACCGCGCCATGGGCTTTTTGGGGAAACCGAGCGAAGGTGAGATCCCCGCTTTCTGCGGCCGCTGCCACGTCGGAGTCATGAAGGACTTCCTCGCCAGCGCGCACGGCAGGGCGCTGGGGCGCGGGGGACCGACCTGCGTCACCTGCCACAGCAACCACAAGGTGGTGAAAGCAACGATCGCCCTCATCAACGAGAAGGACTGCAGCCGATGCCACAGCTTCGAGCGCGCGAGCATCATAAGGGACGCGATGCAGCGCACGGAGGGACGTGTGGTGGCGATCGACGCCCGCATCTCCGAGTTCAAGGGGGAAGGTGTGGACACGGAAGCGCTGGAGAAGGGGCTCTTCGCGGTGCGAAACCGCTTCCACTCCCTCTTCCACGAAGTGAACGTGGAAAAGGTGCGCAGCGACTCCGCGCAGATAAACACGGAGCTCGACAAGTTCCAGCGCGAGATCGCGGTCATCGACCAGACGAAGAAGAAGCGGAAACTCGCAGGGGGGATCGCCGTCGGCGCGGCTCTGGCGATCGCGGGACTCTTCCATCTCTTCAGAAAAACCTTCGAGTAG
- a CDS encoding beta-1,6-N-acetylglucosaminyltransferase, whose protein sequence is MRIAYLLFVYKNPRLVARVIRTLSCDDATFFVHVDQKSSLADFDCTKGENVHFTSRRLPVYWAEFSGVRATLLLMEEALGAKPLPDYLVLLSGSDYPLNGKEYIHDFFERHRGSEFINMVGMPNEKAGKPLSRVNTYRAQSHEPMKRVVSKALAKVGCATRDYRKYLGGMEPYAGNTWWALSRYAVQYILDFVQKNRSVSAFFEDTFAPEEMFIHTILGNSVFRSSIRRNIMFEDWSGQGGHPEPIGEAHLELFEKGGAVTVNDVYGSGEALFARKFTEDSPLLDRMDRLIARGGAQLSTPAGTFRPRTGNLGLAT, encoded by the coding sequence GTGCGAATCGCCTATCTCCTCTTCGTGTACAAGAACCCGCGGCTGGTGGCGCGGGTGATCCGGACCCTTTCCTGCGACGATGCCACCTTCTTCGTCCATGTCGACCAGAAAAGCTCCCTTGCCGACTTCGACTGCACAAAGGGGGAAAACGTGCACTTCACCTCCCGCAGGCTCCCGGTCTACTGGGCGGAGTTCTCAGGGGTGCGGGCGACGCTCCTTTTGATGGAGGAGGCGCTCGGTGCGAAGCCGCTGCCGGACTATCTGGTCCTTCTGAGCGGCAGCGATTACCCGCTGAACGGAAAGGAATACATCCACGACTTCTTCGAGAGGCACCGCGGAAGCGAGTTCATCAACATGGTGGGGATGCCGAACGAGAAGGCGGGGAAGCCGCTGTCGCGCGTCAACACCTACCGGGCCCAGTCGCACGAGCCGATGAAAAGGGTGGTGTCGAAGGCGCTGGCAAAGGTTGGGTGCGCCACGCGCGACTACCGGAAGTACCTGGGGGGGATGGAGCCGTACGCGGGGAACACCTGGTGGGCCCTGTCGCGCTACGCTGTGCAGTACATCCTCGACTTCGTGCAGAAAAACCGGTCCGTCTCTGCCTTTTTTGAGGACACCTTCGCACCGGAGGAGATGTTTATCCACACCATCCTCGGCAACTCTGTCTTTCGTTCCAGCATCAGGCGAAACATCATGTTCGAGGACTGGTCGGGGCAGGGGGGGCACCCGGAGCCGATCGGGGAGGCGCACCTGGAGCTCTTCGAGAAGGGGGGGGCGGTGACGGTAAACGACGTCTACGGAAGCGGGGAGGCGCTCTTTGCCAGGAAGTTCACCGAGGATTCACCCCTTCTGGACCGGATGGACCGGCTGATTGCCCGCGGTGGGGCGCAGCTCTCGACTCCCGCCGGTACCTTCCGGCCGAGGACCGGCAACCTCGGGCTTGCCACTTGA
- a CDS encoding glycosyltransferase family A protein, whose amino-acid sequence MGKKLVSILIPAYNAQQWIVDTLRSALAQSWPEKEVIVVDDGSRDETLAIARTFQSPSVLVVGQENRGASAARNRALSLAQGEFIQWLDADNMLARDKIERQMKEPQAADERVLLSSPWGFFMYRWQRAHFVRSTLWEDLPPAEWICRKFSGNTFMVPESWLVSRALTERAGRWDEALSLDDDGEYFTRVVSHCDSIRFVDGPKSYYRYANAGSLSSMAYRPQHKLQSQFASISSQIEVLLSLEASGRSTAASLKFLQDSLIYFYPDSPELVRKAEDLARRLGGSLVVPTLGWKYAWLARLFGWKAAKAACFALPAVKAAAQSRFDKMMYRSFSNYALP is encoded by the coding sequence ATGGGTAAGAAGCTCGTTTCGATCCTGATACCGGCCTACAACGCGCAGCAGTGGATCGTGGACACTCTGCGCTCCGCGCTCGCGCAGAGCTGGCCAGAGAAAGAGGTCATAGTGGTGGACGACGGGTCCCGCGACGAGACCCTCGCCATTGCCCGCACCTTCCAGTCGCCGTCGGTGCTGGTGGTCGGGCAGGAGAACCGTGGCGCGAGCGCCGCCCGCAACCGCGCCCTTTCCCTCGCGCAGGGAGAATTCATCCAGTGGCTCGATGCGGATAACATGCTGGCGCGGGACAAGATCGAGCGCCAGATGAAGGAGCCGCAGGCGGCCGATGAGCGGGTCCTCCTCTCCTCGCCGTGGGGCTTTTTCATGTATCGCTGGCAGAGGGCGCACTTTGTGAGAAGCACCCTCTGGGAGGACCTCCCCCCGGCGGAGTGGATCTGCCGCAAGTTCAGCGGCAACACCTTCATGGTCCCGGAATCGTGGCTGGTGAGCCGCGCCCTCACAGAGCGCGCGGGGCGGTGGGACGAGGCCCTCTCGCTCGACGACGACGGCGAGTACTTCACCCGGGTCGTCTCGCACTGCGACTCCATCCGTTTCGTGGACGGCCCGAAGTCGTACTACCGGTATGCCAACGCCGGGAGCCTGAGCAGCATGGCGTACCGGCCGCAGCACAAGCTGCAGAGCCAGTTTGCCTCCATCTCCTCCCAGATAGAGGTGCTCCTCTCCCTGGAGGCGAGCGGCAGGAGCACGGCGGCCTCGCTGAAGTTTTTGCAGGATTCCCTGATCTACTTCTACCCGGACAGCCCCGAACTGGTGCGGAAAGCGGAGGACCTGGCGCGCAGGCTCGGTGGCAGCCTCGTGGTGCCGACGCTCGGCTGGAAATACGCCTGGCTCGCCCGGCTCTTCGGCTGGAAGGCGGCAAAGGCCGCCTGCTTCGCGCTCCCAGCGGTGAAGGCCGCGGCCCAATCCCGCTTCGACAAGATGATGTACCGCTCGTTTTCCAACTACGCGCTGCCGTGA
- a CDS encoding arsenosugar biosynthesis-associated peroxidase-like protein, with the protein MENYYDPKDLPRFAEIGNDAPELAQKFFDYYGSVFAEGELSEREKALIALAVAHTVQCPYCIDAYTRGCLEKGASLGEMTEALHVVTAIRGGASLVHGIQMRKIAEKLSL; encoded by the coding sequence ATGGAAAACTACTACGACCCGAAGGACCTCCCCCGCTTCGCCGAGATCGGCAACGACGCGCCGGAACTGGCGCAGAAATTTTTCGACTACTATGGCTCTGTCTTTGCCGAAGGGGAGCTGTCCGAGCGGGAAAAGGCCCTCATCGCCCTCGCTGTCGCCCACACGGTGCAGTGCCCCTACTGCATCGATGCCTATACCCGCGGTTGCCTCGAAAAGGGGGCGAGTCTCGGGGAGATGACCGAGGCGCTCCATGTGGTGACCGCGATCCGCGGCGGTGCGTCGCTCGTGCACGGCATCCAGATGCGCAAAATCGCCGAGAAGCTCTCCCTCTAG
- a CDS encoding cytochrome b — translation MAIFKRLFDWLDVRIGLREVVDKELTGYLLPHDINAWYSLGSVLLVIFLIQVLTGMLLLVYYVPDAEKAFKSVTFIMNNVPFGWLIRLAHAVGSNLMVAVLLLHLLSTLFMGAYKSPRELNWLTGFILFTLVQGISLTGYLAPWSQLSFWATTVATNSVSAAPLAGPKLVEFLRGGKLVGPSTLGRFFALHVAFIPVLIAGFIGAHLFLLKRTGVSTPPFREKHRRWTGESYSYESHPGGIPFFPNYALQDATSIFLYLALFLAVIFFAPTIFFPKDAFLPANAFQTPAHIKPEWYFLANYQTLKIFPNELIGLAVQGAAMTLLALLPFLDRGPERNPYRRPLFLTCVIAGLLLWVGLSIWGHFS, via the coding sequence ATGGCAATTTTCAAAAGACTCTTCGACTGGCTCGACGTGCGTATCGGGCTGCGGGAAGTGGTGGACAAGGAACTCACCGGCTACCTGCTGCCGCACGACATAAACGCCTGGTACTCCCTGGGGAGCGTTCTCCTGGTGATCTTCCTGATCCAGGTCCTTACCGGCATGCTCCTTCTCGTCTACTACGTCCCGGACGCGGAGAAGGCGTTCAAGAGCGTCACCTTCATCATGAACAACGTCCCCTTCGGGTGGCTGATCCGGCTGGCCCACGCCGTCGGCTCTAACCTCATGGTGGCGGTGCTCCTGCTGCATCTTCTGTCGACCCTCTTCATGGGGGCGTATAAAAGCCCGCGTGAGCTGAACTGGCTCACGGGATTCATCCTCTTCACCCTCGTGCAGGGGATCTCCCTTACCGGATACCTCGCTCCCTGGAGCCAGCTCTCCTTCTGGGCCACCACCGTCGCCACGAACAGCGTCAGCGCAGCCCCCCTTGCGGGGCCAAAGCTCGTGGAGTTTCTGCGCGGCGGCAAGCTCGTCGGCCCCTCGACGCTCGGGCGCTTCTTCGCGCTGCACGTCGCCTTCATACCGGTCCTCATCGCAGGCTTCATAGGCGCCCACCTCTTTCTCCTGAAGCGCACCGGCGTCTCCACGCCGCCGTTTCGGGAAAAGCACCGACGCTGGACGGGGGAGAGCTACAGCTATGAAAGCCACCCCGGCGGCATACCGTTTTTCCCGAATTACGCGCTGCAGGACGCCACCTCCATATTTCTCTATCTCGCACTCTTTCTGGCGGTGATCTTCTTCGCCCCCACGATCTTCTTTCCGAAGGACGCATTCCTGCCGGCAAACGCCTTCCAGACGCCGGCGCATATAAAGCCTGAGTGGTATTTCCTGGCAAACTACCAGACGCTGAAGATCTTTCCAAACGAGCTCATAGGGCTGGCCGTGCAGGGGGCGGCGATGACCCTCCTCGCCCTTTTGCCATTTCTCGACCGGGGACCGGAGCGCAATCCGTACCGGCGACCGCTGTTCCTCACCTGCGTCATCGCCGGGTTACTCCTGTGGGTGGGGCTCAGCATTTGGGGGCACTTCTCATGA
- a CDS encoding malectin domain-containing carbohydrate-binding protein translates to MVRTTVSKAAAFFRRNCLAPVVAAVLAVTLAGAPEAQAATATLTWSAPTTNSDGSSLTDLAGYKVYVGTSSGSYQPGVDVGKVTSYTVSNLTDGGTYYFAITAYNSARVESSRSNEVSKATAVTAYTITASAGTGGSITATGNTNVSSATNGSTTITSVTVASGANQTFSITPASGYSVASLTVDGAAVAAATSYTFATVKANHTIAATFSATSGGTTTGTGTGTGTTTGTAAPIFATNSGGAQYTDASGAIYSADTKYSGGSVASVTSAIRGTADQKLYQSERYGNFTYSVPVANGNYTVTLKLAETYWTAAGKRVFNVAVNGTTAISNLDVFAKVGSNAAYDVTIPVNVSTGTLSLAFTSVVDNAKVCAIVVKPTTAGSPVFAIDAGGTNYLSATGLVYLPDTRFTGGVNSSTTTSAITGTTDGKMYQNNRRGNFSYNIPVANGNYTVRLKFAETYWSAAGSRVFDVAVNGATALSNVDIFSKVGKNAAYDVEIPATVSNGNLSIGFTTKVDNALVSAILVTAR, encoded by the coding sequence ATGGTTAGAACTACCGTTTCAAAGGCAGCAGCATTTTTCCGCCGGAACTGTCTCGCCCCCGTCGTGGCGGCCGTACTGGCAGTGACCCTCGCAGGCGCCCCGGAGGCACAGGCGGCAACAGCGACACTTACCTGGAGCGCCCCCACCACCAACAGCGACGGCTCGAGCCTCACCGACCTCGCCGGCTACAAGGTCTACGTCGGCACCTCCTCCGGGAGCTACCAGCCCGGGGTCGATGTCGGGAAGGTCACGAGCTACACCGTGAGCAACCTCACCGACGGCGGCACCTACTACTTTGCCATCACGGCGTACAACAGCGCAAGGGTCGAGAGCTCACGTTCCAATGAAGTGAGCAAGGCGACAGCGGTCACAGCATACACCATCACGGCGAGCGCCGGAACCGGCGGTTCGATCACCGCAACGGGGAACACCAACGTCTCCAGCGCCACGAACGGCAGCACGACCATCACGAGCGTTACCGTCGCATCAGGCGCCAACCAGACCTTCAGCATCACCCCCGCCAGCGGCTACAGCGTGGCGAGCCTGACGGTCGACGGCGCGGCAGTCGCGGCGGCCACTTCCTACACCTTCGCGACCGTAAAAGCGAACCACACCATCGCCGCCACCTTCAGCGCGACGAGCGGCGGCACCACGACCGGCACCGGAACCGGCACCGGCACCACCACCGGCACCGCGGCCCCGATCTTTGCGACCAACAGCGGCGGCGCGCAGTACACCGACGCCAGCGGTGCGATCTACTCCGCGGATACGAAGTACAGCGGCGGGAGCGTCGCTTCAGTCACCAGCGCCATCAGAGGCACCGCAGATCAGAAGCTGTACCAGAGCGAGCGCTACGGCAACTTCACCTACAGCGTCCCTGTGGCAAACGGCAACTACACGGTCACCCTGAAGCTTGCGGAGACGTACTGGACCGCGGCGGGGAAACGCGTCTTCAACGTGGCGGTGAACGGTACCACCGCGATCAGCAACCTCGACGTCTTTGCGAAGGTCGGCAGCAACGCCGCCTACGATGTGACCATTCCGGTCAACGTCTCCACCGGCACCCTCTCCCTCGCCTTCACGAGCGTGGTCGACAACGCGAAGGTCTGCGCCATCGTGGTGAAGCCGACGACCGCCGGGAGCCCTGTCTTCGCCATCGATGCAGGTGGTACGAACTACCTGAGCGCCACCGGTCTCGTCTACCTCCCCGACACCAGGTTCACCGGGGGTGTGAATTCCTCCACCACCACGAGCGCCATCACCGGGACGACCGACGGGAAGATGTACCAGAACAACCGCCGCGGCAACTTCTCCTACAACATCCCCGTCGCCAACGGCAACTACACCGTGCGCCTGAAGTTCGCCGAGACGTACTGGAGCGCCGCCGGCAGCCGCGTCTTCGACGTCGCAGTCAACGGGGCCACCGCCCTCAGCAACGTGGACATCTTCTCCAAGGTCGGCAAGAACGCGGCCTACGACGTGGAGATCCCGGCAACGGTCAGCAACGGCAACCTGAGCATCGGCTTCACCACCAAGGTCGACAACGCCCTGGTGAGCGCCATCCTCGTTACCGCTCGGTAG
- a CDS encoding mercuric reductase, with product MPHVTLVPEGEENRALLSNVHPERWENPVPSGRYNLVVIGAGTAGLVTAAAGAALGARVALVERHLMGGDCLNTGCVPSKALLRSARALFDGTTAERFALSAGTPGCDFAEVMRRMRALRAQLSGHDSARRFRDELGVDVFFGDCRFVAPDAVEVGGRTLHFRKAALCTGSRAKVPDLPGLEEGGYLTNETVFSLETLPPRLAVVGAGPVGCELAQAFSRFGSRVTLIASGDQLLPREDPDAARLLNDAFAAEGIEILFNGRLRHVEVAAGEKVLAVERGGETIAVPCDAILLAVGRAPNVEGLDLERGEIAWDGSGVKVSDTLRTSNPRVYAAGDICSPYKFTHVADAQARIVVANALFGGRQKNSALVVPWCTYTDPEIAHVGGYERDLTGRVRTITVPLSAVDRAVLDGESDGFARVHLWGSSDRIAGATVVARHAGELVGELAVAMRNGVGLKGIGATIHPYPTQSEVLRKVADTFNRTRLTPFVKKVLSAWLSWQRR from the coding sequence ATGCCGCACGTGACGCTGGTGCCGGAAGGGGAGGAGAACCGGGCCCTTCTCTCAAACGTCCATCCGGAACGCTGGGAGAACCCGGTCCCCTCCGGGCGCTACAACCTTGTGGTGATCGGCGCCGGAACCGCGGGGCTTGTGACCGCTGCCGCCGGTGCCGCACTCGGCGCGCGGGTCGCACTGGTGGAGCGGCACCTCATGGGGGGGGACTGCCTCAATACCGGCTGCGTCCCGTCAAAGGCGCTCCTTCGTTCCGCCCGCGCCCTCTTCGATGGGACGACCGCCGAGCGCTTCGCCCTCTCCGCGGGGACCCCCGGCTGCGACTTCGCTGAGGTGATGCGACGGATGCGTGCGCTGCGGGCGCAATTGAGCGGGCATGACTCGGCGCGGCGCTTCCGCGATGAGCTGGGGGTGGATGTTTTCTTCGGCGACTGCCGTTTTGTCGCGCCGGACGCGGTGGAGGTGGGGGGGCGAACCCTCCACTTTCGCAAGGCCGCCCTGTGCACCGGCTCGCGGGCAAAGGTCCCGGATCTGCCGGGACTCGAGGAGGGCGGCTATCTTACCAACGAGACGGTATTTTCCCTGGAGACCCTCCCGCCGCGCCTCGCGGTGGTCGGCGCCGGGCCGGTGGGGTGCGAGCTCGCCCAGGCCTTCTCCCGCTTCGGGAGCCGCGTCACCCTCATCGCATCGGGGGATCAGCTCCTGCCGCGCGAGGATCCGGATGCGGCACGCCTGCTGAACGATGCCTTCGCGGCTGAGGGGATCGAGATCCTTTTCAACGGTCGGCTCCGGCATGTCGAGGTCGCGGCGGGGGAAAAGGTGCTGGCCGTGGAGAGGGGAGGGGAGACGATTGCGGTCCCCTGCGATGCCATACTCCTTGCGGTGGGGCGTGCGCCGAATGTGGAGGGGCTTGATCTGGAACGGGGAGAGATCGCCTGGGACGGATCGGGGGTGAAGGTGAGCGACACGCTCCGGACGAGCAACCCGCGGGTGTACGCGGCGGGAGATATCTGCTCCCCCTACAAGTTCACCCACGTCGCCGACGCGCAGGCGCGGATCGTGGTGGCGAACGCGCTCTTCGGCGGCAGGCAGAAAAACTCCGCCCTCGTGGTGCCGTGGTGCACCTACACCGACCCGGAGATCGCGCACGTCGGGGGGTATGAGCGGGATCTGACGGGGAGGGTGCGGACGATCACGGTTCCTCTGTCGGCAGTCGACCGCGCCGTGCTGGACGGCGAGAGTGATGGCTTTGCCCGGGTGCACCTCTGGGGGAGCTCCGATCGCATAGCGGGCGCTACGGTGGTGGCGCGGCATGCCGGGGAGCTTGTGGGTGAGCTTGCCGTGGCTATGAGAAACGGAGTAGGGCTAAAGGGGATCGGCGCCACGATCCATCCGTATCCGACCCAGTCCGAGGTGCTCAGGAAGGTGGCGGACACCTTCAACAGGACGAGGCTCACCCCTTTCGTGAAGAAGGTACTCTCCGCGTGGCTTTCCTGGCAGAGGAGGTGA
- a CDS encoding glycosyltransferase family 2 protein, with protein MPQLSVIIPTYNRARYLTKALDSVLAQEWSDCEIIVVDDGSRDATRAALEPYRERIRYIYQENAGVSAARNRGIRAATGTWVAFLDSDDEWRRGYLAEQMESVRRFPEAVASIKNSICISLDGRCADDHFAELGVLKLFGEQEEILLERAFRTVVGSSHWFLQGIVVRRETLLEAGLFNPALSIAEDMDLVARLALRGAFVLSRKVLVEIYRREEDGGSLSAQYMNRGIYSRESFAKVFSDLMSLPGVTLPDRIVLRSSIGTMWRALGNICLASGRVREARQYYLKSLAVHPSLKGVVKCLAAYLPRGVALLAVRKRVNVVPGDEAELR; from the coding sequence GTGCCGCAGCTTTCAGTGATCATACCGACGTACAACAGGGCGAGGTACCTGACGAAGGCGCTGGACAGCGTGCTCGCCCAGGAGTGGAGCGACTGCGAGATCATCGTGGTGGACGACGGCTCCCGCGACGCGACCCGCGCCGCGCTGGAGCCGTACCGCGAGAGGATCAGGTATATCTACCAGGAAAACGCGGGAGTAAGCGCGGCGCGAAACAGGGGGATCCGCGCCGCCACCGGCACCTGGGTCGCCTTTCTCGACTCCGACGACGAGTGGCGCCGCGGGTATCTCGCCGAGCAGATGGAGAGCGTGCGGCGCTTTCCGGAGGCGGTGGCGAGCATAAAGAACAGCATCTGCATCTCCCTCGACGGTAGGTGCGCCGACGACCACTTCGCCGAGCTGGGGGTGCTGAAGCTTTTCGGGGAGCAGGAGGAGATCCTCCTGGAGAGGGCGTTTCGCACGGTTGTGGGGAGTTCGCACTGGTTCCTGCAGGGGATCGTGGTGCGGCGGGAGACCCTGCTGGAGGCGGGGCTCTTCAACCCCGCCCTCTCCATCGCCGAGGACATGGATCTCGTGGCACGGCTGGCGCTGCGCGGCGCGTTCGTCCTTTCCCGCAAGGTGCTGGTGGAGATCTACCGGCGGGAGGAGGATGGGGGGTCGCTTTCGGCGCAGTATATGAACCGCGGCATCTACAGCAGGGAGTCCTTTGCGAAGGTCTTCAGCGACCTCATGTCCCTGCCGGGGGTGACCCTTCCGGACCGGATCGTGCTGCGCAGCTCGATCGGCACCATGTGGCGGGCGCTCGGCAATATCTGCCTTGCCAGCGGAAGGGTGCGTGAGGCGCGGCAGTACTACCTGAAGTCGCTGGCGGTCCACCCCTCCCTGAAGGGGGTGGTAAAGTGCCTGGCTGCCTATCTCCCCCGGGGGGTGGCGCTCCTGGCGGTACGAAAGAGGGTGAACGTCGTCCCGGGGGACGAGGCGGAGCTCCGCTAG
- a CDS encoding TVP38/TMEM64 family protein — translation MATRKIALIAGVLVLVALFWYFDLWRYLTLESLKGNQGRLLHYYQGHRWQTVTVFVLLYVTVTALSLPGAAVLSLGAGAIFGTFSGALYAVLSATTGATLAFLVSRYLLRDAVLHRFGGRLEGINKELEARGGNYLLFLRLVPLFPFFLVNLAAGVTRLPLKIFVLVTLVGIIPGGLVYCNAGASLATVESIGGILSGRVLLSFVLLGLFALAPAIFFRRR, via the coding sequence GTGGCAACCAGAAAAATCGCTTTGATCGCCGGGGTGCTCGTGCTCGTCGCCCTCTTCTGGTACTTCGACCTCTGGCGCTACCTGACGCTTGAGTCGCTGAAGGGGAACCAGGGGCGACTCCTCCACTATTATCAGGGGCATCGCTGGCAGACGGTGACGGTTTTCGTCCTTCTGTATGTGACCGTGACGGCGCTCTCCCTCCCGGGGGCGGCGGTCCTCTCCCTGGGGGCCGGGGCGATCTTCGGGACGTTTTCGGGAGCGCTCTATGCGGTCCTCTCCGCTACGACAGGAGCGACGCTCGCCTTTCTCGTCTCGCGCTACCTCCTGCGCGACGCAGTGCTGCACCGCTTCGGGGGGAGGCTGGAGGGGATCAACAAGGAGCTGGAGGCGCGCGGGGGGAACTACCTCCTCTTCCTGCGGCTGGTACCTCTATTCCCCTTTTTCCTGGTGAACCTCGCCGCAGGGGTGACGCGGCTGCCGTTGAAGATCTTCGTACTGGTGACGCTGGTGGGAATCATTCCGGGGGGGCTCGTGTACTGCAATGCCGGTGCGAGCCTCGCCACTGTGGAGAGTATCGGCGGGATTCTGTCGGGGCGGGTGCTTCTCTCTTTCGTGCTGCTGGGGCTCTTCGCGCTCGCCCCGGCGATCTTTTTCCGGCGTCGCTAG